In Ignavibacteria bacterium, the DNA window AATGCTTACAGATTCAGTCGGATTATTATCAACTCTGCTGAATACCTTCTTAATATCTGATTGTATTATGCCCTGCAGCTCTGAGTTATTTCCGGGTTTTTTGGTTTTCACTGTCTCGTTTAGTCGTTTCATCGTATGAAGTTCTTTTGCCGCCTCCCTGTTTCCTTCTTCTGATTTCTTTTGAAGTGTTTCTATTTTCTCTGTTTGGGTTATTCTCTTGCTTTCGAGTATATCGTTGACAGATTTCGATATTTCGTTTCTTTGTTTTTTCGTGAACTTTGTTGAATCATATCTGTCTGTGATATCAAATGCTGTTAATTGCTTTTCATCTGTTTTACCGGTTAAACCTCCGCTGCTCCCTCCTATGCTATCCAGAAGATGAGTAGCGGCAAAGTCCCAGGAGGCAACAAGCCCCTCGTAAGTATAGGGATTTTGCTGTATGATAAAGCTAAATCCTTCAAGAGCAGAAGTGTATTGTTTTAATGACACCTTGCATTTTTGAATAAGATAGAAACACCTGTTTATTAGTTTTTCTTTTCCTTGATTGTTAAGAATTACTGTCTCGTAAAAGGTCTTCAAAGGAGACATTTTGCTGCCCGCACTGTCCTGCAGCAATGAGGAGAGGTATAGTTTATTCAGTACATCAATGCTTGCAGAACTATCAGGATATAAATTTAATAGTTCTATGCATTTTTGCTCTGTTATGGAATATTGCCTCTTTCTTATGCTTATATTTATGGAATCCGAGAGTGTTTTACATCGTGAAACCTGTATTTCATTCCCATTTCCGCCATTACCTTTTTCGCTTCCTCCTTGTCCGGTGTTTTTTACGGCTATTGTGTCATTTACAAGCCCTTCTATGGATACTACTTCATAATCTCCCGAAAGCATGGCATTGCAGCTATAGGGATAAAAATTAAATTCTACGGGTGTTCCGTTTACGGTTACATCTACGAATGCCTCTTCATCTACGTTATCAATTCTAAAACAATTGTAAGCTGCCGGATATTGCTGTTC includes these proteins:
- a CDS encoding T9SS type A sorting domain-containing protein, with the translated sequence IKNNNFNNFSDGVIATNSSIDLYYNRFYSEIIGAKSIQGFSESNLNMSPNDEYYLGGYNRINTMNDESKNVYVDNSFVFLENGDNTFDISEYSGNGEKPYHIFGTFPSINEQQYPAAYNCFRIDNVDEEAFVDVTVNGTPVEFNFYPYSCNAMLSGDYEVVSIEGLVNDTIAVKNTGQGGSEKGNGGNGNEIQVSRCKTLSDSINISIRKRQYSITEQKCIELLNLYPDSSASIDVLNKLYLSSLLQDSAGSKMSPLKTFYETVILNNQGKEKLINRCFYLIQKCKVSLKQYTSALEGFSFIIQQNPYTYEGLVASWDFAATHLLDSIGGSSGGLTGKTDEKQLTAFDITDRYDSTKFTKKQRNEISKSVNDILESKRITQTEKIETLQKKSEEGNREAAKELHTMKRLNETVKTKKPGNNSELQGIIQSDIKKVFSRVDNNPTESVSIIPQTYQLYQNYPNPFNPTTKIAFDLPKDSKVKLVIYDILGREMKTLVNNEFRSAGKYITEFSGPNMASGIYFARILVNEGKEFRAVKKMVLLK